A stretch of the Jeotgalibacillus haloalkalitolerans genome encodes the following:
- a CDS encoding transaldolase family protein, with amino-acid sequence MKYFLDSAILEEIKYAYENWGIDGVTTNPRHVMNSGKSQEQLLKELAEEFKGVENFPISVEIDPHLDDADEMVAEGKKFAALSPNFIVKIPCTEAGLIAAKRLEEQGVKTNVTLVFSPSQALQPARVGAAFVSPFIGWKEQSGDETASYIQDIVTIYRNYGYETEIIVAALRNGHQIAQAAVAGADIVTCGFDVYKQSFYHPFTNHGLGVFTDAWDKTVKS; translated from the coding sequence ATGAAATATTTTTTGGACAGTGCAATTTTAGAGGAAATTAAGTATGCGTATGAGAATTGGGGCATTGATGGGGTGACGACGAATCCCCGACATGTGATGAATAGTGGGAAGTCGCAGGAGCAGCTGCTTAAGGAATTGGCTGAGGAGTTTAAGGGCGTTGAGAATTTCCCGATTTCTGTGGAGATTGATCCACATTTGGATGATGCGGATGAGATGGTGGCTGAAGGAAAGAAGTTTGCTGCATTATCACCGAATTTTATTGTAAAGATTCCTTGTACTGAGGCTGGATTGATTGCAGCGAAGAGACTTGAGGAGCAGGGTGTGAAGACGAATGTAACGCTAGTGTTCTCACCATCTCAGGCACTGCAGCCGGCTCGTGTAGGAGCAGCATTTGTGTCACCGTTTATCGGCTGGAAGGAACAGAGCGGGGATGAGACGGCTTCGTACATACAGGATATTGTGACGATTTACCGTAATTATGGTTATGAGACGGAAATCATTGTTGCAGCTTTGAGAAATGGACATCAGATTGCTCAGGCAGCGGTTGCGGGAGCGGATATTGTAACATGTGGATTTGACGTGTATAAGCAGAGCTTCTACCATCCATTTACGAACCACGGTCTTGGTGTATTTACAGATGCATGGGATAAAACGGTGAAAAGCTGA
- a CDS encoding DUF4867 family protein — protein MSLLDQLNEINAEIDIKHVSDPAFSLYGQVLEIPAESFEEVMTNKEVPEEGNVYVASDQELEALAITAYIQEHIYGGFPVQAGYCNGNTAKMNAVEFHHGSEVNVACTDLILFLGDRRRIENRQYQTDDLKAFFIPKGTVIEVYSTTLHFAPASVSDKGFKCIVILPEGTNTDQEGEAFPYVFAKNKWLLIHEEHEKMKQRGALVGLAGKNHEIKHVKG, from the coding sequence ATGTCTTTACTGGATCAACTGAACGAAATAAATGCTGAGATAGACATTAAGCATGTAAGTGATCCTGCTTTTTCATTATACGGGCAGGTGCTGGAGATTCCAGCTGAGAGCTTTGAAGAAGTGATGACCAATAAAGAAGTACCTGAGGAAGGGAATGTATATGTCGCCAGTGATCAGGAGCTTGAGGCACTAGCAATCACTGCTTATATACAGGAACACATTTACGGTGGCTTCCCGGTTCAGGCAGGCTATTGTAATGGCAATACTGCAAAAATGAATGCGGTTGAATTTCATCATGGCAGTGAAGTAAATGTTGCCTGTACTGATTTGATTCTATTCTTAGGAGATCGCAGAAGAATTGAGAACCGGCAGTATCAGACGGACGACCTGAAAGCCTTCTTTATTCCAAAAGGAACAGTGATAGAAGTCTACAGTACAACGCTTCATTTCGCCCCGGCGAGTGTGAGTGATAAAGGGTTTAAGTGTATTGTGATTCTGCCGGAAGGAACGAACACGGATCAGGAAGGTGAAGCATTTCCGTATGTATTTGCTAAGAATAAGTGGCTGCTGATTCATGAGGAGCATGAAAAAATGAAGCAGCGCGGTGCGTTAGTCGGGCTGGCAGGTAAGAATCATGAGATCAAGCATGTAAAGGGGTAA
- a CDS encoding YfcC family protein, producing the protein MSEKKKKFPIPHTYAIIFSIVILAAIATYIVPAGQFDREEVDGRTVVVGNSYQEVESNPIGFFEVFMAIPEGMAAGSSIIFYIFLVGGAFGVIRATNAIEAGIHKTVVKLGKKEFLLIPITMFIFSVLGATMGMSEESIIFVPIGIAIARAIGYDAITGTAMVSLGAASGFIGGMLNPFTVGIAQGIAEVPIFSGFGFRFVVYIFILSLAIFYVMRYARKVKNDPSRSVIADLEMKAKKDAEKKIKESGLPSFSTRHLFVFLIIIGGLVFNVYGVFQWGWYLTELAASFIIIGLLSGFVGGLNVNQVFDAFVDGMKLVAFGALIVGFARAILVVMENGVIIDTLVNSLAAVISQLPQTVNVVGMLVVQTITNLFIPSGSGQAATTMPIMTPLSDLLGINRQVAVLAYQYGDGISNSIIPTSASLMGYLAVAGIPYERWVKFIWKLILGWFSIAVVALVVAVLIGVS; encoded by the coding sequence ATTTTTTCAATCGTCATTCTGGCAGCAATCGCGACTTATATTGTACCTGCCGGACAGTTTGATCGGGAGGAAGTAGATGGCAGGACGGTTGTAGTTGGTAACAGCTATCAGGAAGTGGAGTCAAATCCAATTGGCTTTTTCGAAGTCTTTATGGCCATTCCTGAGGGGATGGCAGCAGGTTCTTCCATCATTTTTTATATCTTTTTGGTAGGTGGAGCTTTTGGCGTCATCCGTGCTACAAATGCAATTGAAGCAGGTATACATAAAACGGTTGTAAAGCTTGGGAAAAAAGAGTTTTTATTAATTCCAATTACGATGTTTATCTTCTCGGTGTTGGGTGCAACAATGGGCATGTCAGAGGAGAGTATCATCTTTGTTCCAATTGGGATTGCGATTGCCCGTGCGATCGGATATGACGCCATTACTGGTACTGCAATGGTCAGCCTTGGAGCGGCGAGCGGATTTATAGGCGGCATGCTGAATCCATTTACTGTCGGAATTGCACAGGGAATTGCTGAGGTTCCGATCTTTTCAGGATTTGGTTTCCGTTTTGTTGTATACATTTTTATTCTCTCCCTGGCGATTTTCTATGTGATGCGTTATGCAAGAAAAGTGAAAAATGATCCATCACGCAGTGTCATTGCTGACCTTGAAATGAAGGCCAAGAAAGATGCGGAAAAGAAAATTAAAGAATCCGGGCTTCCTTCATTTTCAACAAGGCATTTGTTTGTGTTTCTGATTATCATTGGGGGTTTAGTATTTAACGTATATGGTGTATTCCAGTGGGGATGGTATTTAACTGAGCTCGCTGCATCGTTCATTATCATCGGTTTACTTTCAGGGTTTGTAGGCGGATTGAATGTGAATCAGGTATTTGATGCTTTTGTTGACGGCATGAAGCTTGTGGCATTCGGTGCATTGATTGTAGGTTTTGCCCGTGCGATTCTTGTTGTTATGGAAAATGGCGTGATTATAGACACACTTGTCAATTCACTCGCAGCAGTGATCAGTCAGCTTCCTCAGACAGTCAATGTAGTGGGAATGCTGGTTGTGCAGACAATTACAAACCTGTTTATCCCGTCAGGAAGTGGACAGGCTGCAACTACCATGCCAATCATGACACCTTTATCAGACCTGCTGGGCATTAATCGTCAGGTTGCGGTGCTCGCTTATCAATATGGCGACGGTATTTCAAATTCAATTATTCCGACATCTGCATCATTAATGGGATATCTTGCTGTTGCCGGCATTCCATATGAAAGATGGGTCAAATTTATTTGGAAATTAATACTTGGCTGGTTCAGTATTGCAGTTGTGGCATTGGTTGTTGCGGTGCTGATTGGAGTCTCATGA
- a CDS encoding M20 peptidase aminoacylase family protein, whose translation MMEQPLLEKIYKDLHEIAEVSFKEKKTTEYIASVLSKHDIRIQTFEQHTGLIAEVGSGSPVVGLRADIDALWQEVDGEMKANHSCGHDAHMTIGIGTLLSLKEKESQLKGTFRCLFQPAEEQGNGSLKVVKAGAVDDMDTLFGVHLRPRDEIRFGKAAPSIRHGAAIFFEGKIISADAHGARPHQGVNAIDVGFAIQQRLNQIRLSPMTPYSIKMTKFLAGGNSPNIIPGTALFSLDLRSQTNSGLDELQKEASVTIEAVKTMYQVEIEGKWVDYTPGAEVSSETENILRTAIRDVLGSENCEDPVITPGSDDFHFYTIERPHLKASMLALGADLTPGLHHPHMSFNLDCLKIGVEVIERAVMGVME comes from the coding sequence ATGATGGAGCAGCCATTACTTGAAAAGATATATAAAGACTTACACGAGATTGCAGAGGTAAGCTTTAAAGAAAAGAAAACGACAGAATATATCGCATCAGTTTTATCCAAGCATGACATACGTATTCAGACATTTGAACAGCATACTGGTTTGATTGCTGAAGTGGGAAGCGGCAGTCCGGTGGTTGGGCTGCGGGCTGATATTGATGCACTCTGGCAGGAGGTGGATGGTGAGATGAAAGCCAATCACTCCTGCGGGCACGATGCTCATATGACCATTGGAATTGGTACGTTACTTTCTCTGAAAGAAAAAGAGTCTCAATTAAAAGGTACCTTCCGATGCCTGTTTCAGCCTGCTGAAGAACAGGGGAACGGCTCACTGAAAGTCGTCAAAGCAGGAGCCGTTGATGATATGGACACTTTATTTGGTGTCCATCTGCGTCCCCGGGATGAAATCAGATTTGGAAAAGCAGCACCTTCAATTCGCCACGGTGCAGCAATCTTTTTCGAAGGTAAAATTATCAGTGCAGATGCCCATGGTGCCAGACCACACCAGGGGGTCAATGCAATTGACGTCGGCTTTGCCATTCAGCAGCGTCTGAATCAAATCAGGCTGTCTCCCATGACCCCGTATTCAATTAAGATGACTAAATTTCTGGCAGGCGGAAACAGTCCGAACATCATACCCGGAACCGCATTATTCAGTCTGGATTTGCGCTCGCAGACAAACAGCGGGCTTGATGAGCTTCAAAAAGAAGCCTCAGTCACGATTGAAGCGGTTAAGACAATGTACCAGGTAGAAATAGAAGGGAAATGGGTCGATTACACACCGGGTGCGGAAGTCTCATCAGAAACGGAAAACATACTCAGGACTGCCATCAGAGATGTGCTGGGTTCCGAAAACTGTGAGGACCCAGTCATCACACCCGGTAGCGACGACTTCCATTTCTACACAATCGAACGCCCACACCTTAAAGCCTCCATGCTCGCACTTGGAGCAGACCTGACACCAGGGCTTCACCATCCGCATATGAGCTTTAATCTGGATTGCCTGAAAATTGGGGTTGAAGTGATAGAGCGGGCGGTTATGGGAGTGATGGAGTGA